One window from the genome of [Clostridium] celerecrescens 18A encodes:
- a CDS encoding sodium-dependent transporter, producing MKREKFSSRLGFILISAGCAIGLGNVWRFPYIVGQYGGAAFVLIYAVFLLILGLPIVAMEFAVGRASQKSIALSYDVLEPKGSKWHYAKYLGMAGNYILMMFYTTVSGWMVLYFFKMAKGDFVGLDAEGVAGEFGNMLANPVIMGIFMIIMVVGCFSICARGLQGGVEKITKWMMLCLLGLMAILAVHSVLMENSRAGLEFYLKPDFNKIREAGIGEVIFAAMGQAFFTLSIGIGALAIFGSYIGKDHRLAGEAISVAVLDTFVAFMAGLIIFPACFAFHIEPGQGPKLVFVTLPNVFNNMAGGRLLGSLFFLFMSFAAISTVIAVFQNIVSFATDLTGCTVKKAVWMNAAAIILLSLPCVLGFNVWSGFMPFGEGSNVLDLEDFIISNNLLPLGSLIYLAFCTSRYGWGYENFMKEANEGRGIRFPRWARAYVTFVLPVIVLVIFIQGYVAKFF from the coding sequence ATGAAGAGAGAAAAATTTTCATCACGACTGGGATTTATCCTGATCTCAGCAGGATGTGCCATTGGCCTTGGAAACGTCTGGCGATTTCCGTATATTGTAGGCCAATACGGAGGAGCGGCTTTTGTTTTGATTTATGCGGTGTTTCTGCTCATTTTGGGCCTGCCTATTGTGGCAATGGAATTTGCCGTGGGACGTGCCAGCCAGAAGAGTATCGCTTTGTCTTATGATGTGCTGGAGCCAAAGGGCAGCAAATGGCATTATGCCAAGTACCTGGGGATGGCGGGAAATTACATTCTTATGATGTTTTATACCACGGTTTCCGGCTGGATGGTTCTATATTTTTTTAAGATGGCTAAGGGAGATTTTGTGGGTCTTGATGCGGAAGGAGTAGCCGGGGAGTTTGGGAACATGCTTGCGAATCCTGTTATCATGGGGATATTTATGATCATCATGGTAGTCGGCTGCTTTTCTATTTGTGCAAGAGGGCTTCAGGGCGGCGTGGAAAAGATCACAAAATGGATGATGTTATGCCTGTTGGGCCTAATGGCCATACTGGCCGTTCATTCGGTGCTCATGGAAAACAGCAGGGCAGGACTGGAATTTTACTTAAAGCCTGATTTTAATAAGATCAGGGAAGCAGGGATCGGTGAAGTCATATTCGCTGCTATGGGACAGGCTTTTTTCACCTTAAGCATTGGAATCGGTGCTCTTGCCATCTTTGGAAGCTACATCGGAAAGGATCACAGGCTGGCAGGAGAAGCCATCAGTGTGGCTGTTTTGGATACCTTTGTGGCTTTTATGGCGGGACTTATTATTTTCCCTGCCTGTTTTGCATTTCATATCGAGCCAGGGCAAGGGCCAAAGCTGGTCTTTGTGACGCTGCCTAACGTATTTAACAACATGGCAGGCGGAAGACTGTTAGGCAGTCTGTTTTTCCTTTTTATGTCATTTGCAGCTATTTCCACGGTAATTGCAGTTTTCCAGAATATCGTATCTTTTGCAACGGATTTAACTGGATGCACCGTAAAAAAAGCGGTGTGGATGAATGCAGCAGCCATTATCCTTTTATCTCTGCCCTGCGTGCTTGGATTTAATGTGTGGAGCGGATTTATGCCTTTTGGCGAAGGAAGCAATGTGCTGGACTTGGAAGACTTTATTATCAGCAATAACTTACTTCCCTTAGGAAGTCTGATCTATCTGGCTTTCTGCACCTCCAGATATGGCTGGGGATATGAGAATTTCATGAAGGAAGCCAACGAAGGAAGGGGAATCCGCTTTCCCAGATGGGCAAGGGCTTATGTAACGTTTGTTCTTCCTGTTATTGTTCTGGTGATCTTTATCCAGGGCTATGTGGCTAAATTCTTTTAA
- a CDS encoding oxygen-binding di-iron domain-containing protein translates to MNKQDLNYKEYVEIAEGIYWVGFFDESAGLHCNPYLIVDGGEAVLIDSGSRDDFSTVMLKVMRTGISPGKISRLIYQHYDPDLCGNIPHIETLINSEDLKIISHHENNIFINYYSMSTPKQCIEQLGFHFEFASGRRLEFIRTPYSHSPGSFITYDVKTKTLFSSDIFGSYDYNWDLYTRIGTECRDCTPFKICPITRKACQIKGILDFHQRIMPSKKALQYALERIEELDISLIAPQHGSILDTPAAQEAAIRQLKELTNVGIDYFLKEEEN, encoded by the coding sequence ATGAATAAGCAGGATTTGAATTACAAAGAGTATGTCGAAATTGCAGAAGGGATTTACTGGGTAGGCTTTTTTGACGAAAGTGCAGGTCTTCACTGCAATCCTTACCTAATAGTAGACGGTGGTGAAGCAGTGCTCATCGACAGCGGAAGCCGTGATGATTTCAGCACAGTTATGTTAAAAGTTATGCGCACGGGAATCAGCCCGGGCAAGATCAGCCGCCTGATTTATCAGCACTATGATCCGGATTTATGCGGTAATATTCCCCATATAGAAACGCTCATTAACAGCGAAGATTTAAAAATTATTTCCCATCATGAAAACAATATTTTCATCAATTATTATTCCATGAGTACACCGAAGCAGTGCATTGAACAATTAGGATTTCATTTTGAATTTGCCAGCGGCAGGCGTCTTGAATTTATCAGGACGCCTTATTCCCACTCACCGGGCAGCTTCATTACTTATGATGTGAAGACAAAAACATTATTCAGCAGCGATATTTTCGGAAGCTACGATTACAACTGGGACTTATATACAAGGATCGGCACGGAATGCAGGGACTGTACGCCTTTTAAGATCTGTCCCATCACCCGGAAAGCATGCCAGATAAAGGGAATTCTAGACTTTCACCAGCGAATTATGCCATCGAAAAAGGCGCTGCAGTATGCCCTTGAACGGATAGAGGAGCTGGATATTTCCCTGATCGCACCTCAGCATGGAAGTATCCTTGATACTCCTGCGGCGCAGGAAGCCGCAATCAGACAGCTGAAAGAATTGACCAATGTGGGGATCGACTATTTTCTTAAGGAGGAAGAAAATTGA
- a CDS encoding ribonucleoside triphosphate reductase, producing the protein MIQVVKRDGESAEFSLNKITEAIKKAFKATQKEYNNEILELLSLRVTADFQGKMTGGQIAVEQIQDSVEHVLEQAGYTDVAKAYILYRKQREKIRNMKDTILDYKAVVNSYVKVEDWRVKENSTVTYSVGGLILSNSGAVTANYWLSEIYDQEIANAHRNADVHIHDLSMLTGYCAGWSLKQLLLEGLGGIPGKITSSPAKHLSVLCNQMVNFLGIMQNEWAGAQAFSSFDTYLAPFVKADDLSYREVKKCIESFIYGVNTPSRWGTQAPFSNITLDWTVPADMAELNAIIGGEEADFKYKDCKAEMDMINKAFIETMIEGDANGRGFQYPIPTYSITRDFDWSNTENNRLLFEMTSKYGTPYFSNYINSDMEPSDVRSMCCRLRLDLRELRRKTGGFFGSGESTGSVGVVTINMPRIAYLSHNEADFYKRLDHMMDISARSLKTKREVITKLLNQGLYPYTKRYLGSFENHFSTIGLIGMNEVGLNAKWLGQDMTNEKTRQFTKDVLNHMRERLSDYQEIYGDLYNLEATPAESTTYRLAKHDKKHYPDIKTAGNPGDTPYYTNSSHLPVDYTADIFDALDIQDELQTLYTSGTVFHAFLGEKLPDWEAAAKLVHTIAENYKLPYYTLSPTYSICSEHGYLSGEHNVCPVCGKKAEVYSRITGYYRPVQNWNEGKTQEYKNRTTYDPVRSVLKKEAALENQDKTSVKNAEIPAGTYLFTTKTCPNCRMAKQFLQNMDYEVVDAEENAELATKFGIMQAPTLVVIKNDQIQKITNASDIRKFAESTIC; encoded by the coding sequence ATGATCCAGGTGGTAAAAAGAGATGGGGAAAGTGCTGAATTCAGTCTGAATAAAATCACGGAAGCGATTAAAAAAGCATTTAAAGCCACTCAAAAGGAGTATAACAATGAAATACTGGAACTGCTGTCTCTTCGGGTAACTGCTGATTTTCAGGGGAAGATGACAGGAGGCCAGATCGCGGTTGAACAGATTCAGGACAGTGTAGAACACGTTCTTGAGCAGGCGGGATATACCGATGTGGCGAAGGCTTATATTTTATACAGGAAGCAGAGAGAAAAGATACGGAATATGAAGGATACCATTCTGGATTACAAAGCTGTGGTGAACAGCTACGTAAAGGTAGAGGATTGGCGTGTCAAGGAAAATTCCACTGTTACCTATTCCGTCGGAGGGCTGATATTAAGCAACTCCGGTGCGGTTACGGCGAATTACTGGCTGTCTGAAATTTATGACCAGGAGATCGCTAATGCACACCGGAACGCGGATGTCCATATTCACGATTTGTCCATGCTCACCGGATACTGCGCCGGCTGGTCCTTAAAGCAGCTTCTTCTTGAGGGACTTGGCGGAATACCGGGAAAGATCACTTCTTCCCCTGCAAAGCATTTATCCGTACTTTGTAACCAAATGGTTAATTTCCTGGGAATCATGCAGAATGAATGGGCAGGAGCCCAGGCCTTTTCTTCTTTTGATACTTATCTGGCTCCTTTTGTAAAGGCTGACGATTTATCCTACCGGGAAGTGAAGAAATGCATTGAATCCTTTATCTATGGCGTGAATACGCCAAGCCGTTGGGGAACTCAGGCTCCGTTCTCTAATATTACTCTGGACTGGACCGTTCCTGCTGATATGGCAGAGCTTAACGCAATCATTGGCGGTGAAGAAGCGGATTTTAAATATAAAGACTGCAAGGCTGAGATGGATATGATCAATAAGGCCTTTATTGAAACCATGATAGAGGGAGACGCCAATGGGCGGGGCTTCCAGTATCCCATTCCTACTTACTCCATTACCAGGGATTTTGACTGGTCCAATACTGAAAATAACCGGCTGCTGTTTGAGATGACCTCCAAGTACGGTACCCCTTACTTTTCAAATTATATAAACAGCGATATGGAGCCAAGCGATGTAAGAAGTATGTGCTGCCGCTTGCGACTTGATTTAAGAGAACTTAGAAGGAAAACCGGCGGATTCTTCGGTTCCGGCGAAAGCACCGGTTCCGTGGGCGTTGTAACTATCAACATGCCAAGAATCGCTTACCTTTCTCATAATGAGGCTGATTTTTACAAGCGCCTGGATCATATGATGGATATTTCAGCCCGGTCATTAAAGACCAAGCGGGAGGTCATAACAAAACTTTTGAATCAGGGACTCTATCCTTATACGAAACGCTATCTGGGCAGTTTTGAAAATCATTTTTCCACCATTGGCCTGATCGGTATGAACGAAGTTGGCTTAAATGCCAAGTGGCTGGGCCAGGATATGACGAATGAAAAAACCAGACAGTTTACAAAGGATGTGTTAAATCACATGCGTGAAAGGCTGTCGGATTATCAGGAAATCTACGGAGACTTATACAATCTGGAGGCAACCCCGGCAGAGTCTACCACATACCGTCTGGCAAAGCATGACAAGAAGCATTATCCGGATATCAAAACAGCAGGAAATCCGGGAGATACCCCTTATTATACCAACAGCTCCCACCTTCCTGTGGATTATACGGCAGATATCTTTGATGCGCTTGATATTCAGGATGAGCTGCAGACCCTCTATACATCAGGAACCGTATTCCATGCATTTCTGGGAGAGAAGCTTCCTGACTGGGAAGCTGCGGCAAAGCTGGTACACACCATTGCGGAGAATTACAAGCTGCCTTATTATACCCTGTCGCCGACCTATTCCATTTGTTCGGAGCACGGATATCTTTCCGGCGAGCATAATGTATGTCCGGTCTGCGGAAAAAAGGCTGAGGTATACAGCAGGATCACCGGATACTACCGGCCGGTGCAGAACTGGAATGAGGGTAAAACCCAGGAATACAAGAACCGGACAACATACGATCCAGTCCGCTCTGTACTGAAAAAAGAAGCTGCTTTAGAGAACCAGGATAAGACATCGGTGAAAAATGCGGAGATCCCGGCCGGTACCTATCTCTTTACGACTAAGACCTGCCCGAATTGCCGGATGGCAAAACAGTTTTTACAAAACATGGATTATGAAGTAGTAGATGCAGAGGAAAATGCAGAGCTTGCCACAAAGTTTGGGATTATGCAGGCCCCTACTCTGGTGGTTATAAAGAACGACCAGATCCAGAAGATCACCAATGCTTCTGATATCAGGAAGTTTGCGGAAAGCACGATCTGCTGA
- a CDS encoding tetratricopeptide repeat protein, which translates to MRRKTGYAAAILGLALTVTIAAGGCGKKENKYSYRAAGIEALNQGNYDNAVEAFDQAIDSSKGLVGKFDVDVLKYRAEAEYLAGDYSSAADTYGILIKVDKERPEYLNLRSVSRAGAGDLNGAIEDYKKSAELDKEKKAPGRMKALLAAGAAMEKAGTASDAMSLYEEALSEGEESAQLYNRMGLCKMADEDWDGAAEYFKKGLLTTDSSEVPELLFNQAVAEERKGEFKTALDLMQQYVSAHGPDEEAEREITFLKTR; encoded by the coding sequence ATGAGAAGAAAGACAGGATATGCGGCTGCCATCCTAGGGCTGGCACTGACAGTTACCATAGCAGCTGGCGGCTGCGGAAAAAAAGAAAACAAATATTCTTACCGGGCCGCAGGAATCGAGGCTCTTAACCAGGGCAATTATGACAATGCCGTGGAAGCGTTTGATCAGGCCATCGACTCATCCAAAGGATTAGTTGGGAAATTTGATGTGGATGTATTAAAGTACCGGGCAGAAGCCGAATACCTGGCAGGAGACTATTCTTCCGCCGCAGATACCTATGGCATACTCATAAAGGTGGATAAAGAACGGCCGGAATATTTAAATCTGCGTTCCGTTTCAAGGGCAGGGGCCGGCGATTTAAACGGTGCCATAGAGGACTATAAGAAAAGCGCTGAACTGGATAAAGAGAAAAAGGCACCGGGCAGGATGAAAGCCCTGCTGGCTGCAGGAGCAGCCATGGAAAAGGCCGGAACGGCTTCTGATGCCATGAGCCTCTATGAGGAAGCCCTTAGTGAAGGGGAAGAAAGCGCACAGCTTTATAACCGGATGGGCTTATGTAAGATGGCTGATGAAGATTGGGATGGAGCAGCCGAATATTTTAAGAAGGGCCTTTTAACAACCGACAGTTCAGAGGTCCCGGAACTTTTGTTTAATCAGGCGGTTGCCGAGGAGCGTAAAGGGGAATTTAAAACAGCCCTGGATCTGATGCAGCAGTATGTCTCAGCTCACGGCCCTGATGAGGAAGCGGAGCGGGAGATCACATTTTTAAAGACAAGATAG
- the hflX gene encoding GTPase HflX has product MAELIELKEIEERVILVAVSTEDENDTKASLDELEELVKTAGAVTVDKIIQNRERIHPGTYLGKGKIEEIKDRIWELDATGIVCDDELSPAQLRNLEEALDTKIMDRTMVILDIFASRATTREGKIQVELAQLKYRSARLVGLRSSLSRLGGGIGTRGPGEKKLEMDRRLIHDRIGMLKADLEDVKRHREVVRQQRDKNHVPTAAIVGYTNAGKSTLLNRLTDAGILAEDKLFATLDPTTRNLSLPGGQQILLTDTVGFIRKLPHHLIEAFKSTLEEAKYSDIILHVVDCSNPQMDMQMYVVYETLRELGVCDKVMVTVFNKIDTAEGGVILRDVSSDHQVRISAKTGEGLDELLNLLETILRNQKIYLEKVYSYKEAGKIQLIRKYGQLLKEEYQEDGILVNAYVPSELFASLADNADAFNE; this is encoded by the coding sequence ATGGCAGAGCTGATTGAGTTAAAGGAAATAGAAGAACGGGTAATCCTGGTGGCAGTAAGTACCGAGGATGAGAATGACACAAAGGCGTCCCTTGACGAGCTGGAAGAGCTGGTAAAAACGGCTGGAGCCGTTACCGTGGATAAGATAATCCAGAACCGGGAGAGAATCCATCCGGGGACTTATCTGGGAAAAGGAAAGATTGAAGAAATAAAGGACCGTATCTGGGAGCTAGATGCAACCGGAATCGTCTGCGACGATGAACTGTCTCCGGCCCAGCTTCGTAATTTGGAAGAGGCCCTGGATACAAAGATCATGGACCGGACCATGGTGATCCTGGATATTTTTGCTTCCAGAGCCACCACCAGGGAAGGGAAGATCCAGGTGGAGCTGGCACAGCTTAAGTACCGGTCGGCCCGTCTGGTGGGCCTTAGAAGCTCCTTGTCCCGTCTGGGAGGCGGAATCGGTACCCGCGGACCCGGAGAGAAAAAGCTGGAAATGGACCGCCGTCTGATCCATGACAGGATCGGAATGCTAAAGGCCGATTTAGAGGATGTGAAACGTCACAGAGAAGTTGTCAGGCAGCAGAGGGATAAAAACCATGTTCCTACCGCCGCCATTGTAGGCTATACCAATGCCGGGAAATCCACCTTGTTAAACAGGCTTACAGATGCCGGGATACTGGCTGAGGATAAGCTGTTTGCAACCCTGGATCCAACCACAAGGAATTTAAGCCTGCCGGGCGGGCAGCAGATTCTTTTAACGGATACGGTAGGATTTATCAGGAAGCTTCCCCATCATTTGATCGAAGCTTTTAAAAGCACCCTGGAGGAAGCCAAGTACAGCGATATCATCCTTCATGTGGTGGACTGTTCCAATCCCCAGATGGACATGCAGATGTATGTTGTGTACGAAACGTTGAGGGAGCTTGGGGTTTGTGATAAGGTGATGGTTACAGTGTTCAATAAGATCGATACGGCAGAAGGCGGTGTGATCCTGAGGGATGTATCTTCCGATCACCAGGTGAGGATCTCTGCAAAAACCGGAGAAGGCCTTGACGAACTTTTAAATCTTTTAGAAACCATTCTTAGAAACCAGAAAATATATCTGGAAAAGGTTTATTCCTATAAGGAAGCAGGGAAAATCCAGCTGATCCGCAAATACGGGCAGCTGCTTAAGGAAGAGTATCAGGAAGACGGAATTCTGGTGAACGCCTATGTGCCATCGGAGCTGTTTGCCTCTCTGGCAGACAATGCCGATGCCTTTAATGAATGA
- a CDS encoding RrF2 family transcriptional regulator → MKFSTKGRYALRMMLEFALHPGECTKINQVAERQEISDKYLEQIVTILSRAGYVKSRRGAQGGYYLTKDPSEYTVGMILRLAEGSLVPVSCLEDEVNPCSRSHNCATLMVWKKLDHAISDVVDGITLADLVEEQKRLDGQANYYEI, encoded by the coding sequence ATGAAATTTTCTACCAAGGGACGCTACGCCCTTCGTATGATGCTTGAATTTGCACTTCATCCGGGCGAATGCACAAAAATCAATCAGGTGGCGGAACGCCAGGAAATATCGGATAAATATCTGGAACAGATCGTCACCATCTTAAGCAGGGCCGGGTACGTGAAAAGCAGAAGGGGTGCCCAGGGCGGTTATTATCTGACAAAGGATCCTTCGGAGTATACCGTCGGCATGATCCTGCGCCTTGCTGAGGGAAGTCTGGTTCCCGTATCTTGTCTGGAAGATGAAGTCAACCCTTGCAGCCGTTCCCATAATTGTGCCACACTCATGGTATGGAAAAAGCTGGATCATGCGATCTCCGATGTGGTAGACGGCATCACCCTGGCAGATTTGGTGGAAGAACAAAAAAGGCTGGATGGCCAGGCCAATTATTACGAAATCTAA
- a CDS encoding HD-GYP domain-containing protein, which translates to MRRTDAALLGQRIGLERSGSDEYVKAMLDHFVKQVDNQTYTKLVSEIMERYVDVSKQLEIKSRELEKSDASRREAQEIALIGNWELSLCTKKLWWSDTMYRILETDQSVEPDLMVYFQKVYPDDKKLVNQIYHDMQSGMVPAEYRYRLLMEGDRIKWVQIRFVGSKDSNGMLAKVHGTIQDITSTKAIEEKLEEYNHHLEDLVQKKVAEVSASQMATIHALVKLSESRDDETGEHIVRTSQYCRLLAEKLWEMGAHKKEIDRAFIDGITQASPLHDIGKVGIPDGVLLKPGKLTPEEFEIMKTHTTIGYQTLASIEKKDTGSAFIKVGKEITLCHHEKWDGSGYPKGFKREEIPISARIMALADVYDALRSKRVYKESFSHEKSLGIITQGRGSHFDPLLVDLFLEHDSSFREIFDGTLTGKE; encoded by the coding sequence TTGAGGCGGACGGACGCAGCCCTGCTGGGACAAAGAATAGGATTGGAACGGTCGGGTTCAGATGAATATGTAAAAGCCATGCTTGACCATTTTGTAAAACAGGTGGATAACCAGACTTATACCAAACTGGTCTCGGAGATCATGGAGCGGTATGTTGACGTGTCAAAACAGCTGGAAATAAAGAGCAGGGAATTGGAGAAAAGTGACGCCTCCCGCCGGGAAGCCCAGGAAATTGCACTAATAGGAAACTGGGAACTGAGCCTTTGCACAAAAAAGCTATGGTGGTCGGACACCATGTACAGAATCCTGGAGACAGACCAGTCCGTAGAACCGGATCTGATGGTTTATTTTCAAAAGGTTTATCCTGATGATAAAAAACTGGTGAATCAAATTTATCATGATATGCAAAGCGGAATGGTGCCTGCTGAATACCGGTACCGGCTGTTGATGGAGGGAGACCGGATCAAGTGGGTTCAGATCCGGTTTGTGGGATCAAAGGATTCCAATGGAATGCTTGCCAAAGTCCATGGCACGATCCAGGACATCACCAGTACGAAGGCGATTGAGGAAAAGCTGGAGGAATATAATCATCATTTAGAAGATCTGGTACAGAAAAAGGTGGCGGAGGTATCCGCTTCTCAGATGGCCACGATCCATGCGTTAGTAAAGCTTTCGGAGTCCAGGGATGATGAGACAGGAGAGCATATTGTCAGAACGTCACAATACTGCAGACTCCTTGCGGAAAAACTTTGGGAAATGGGGGCTCATAAGAAGGAAATAGACCGGGCCTTTATAGATGGTATCACCCAGGCCAGTCCTTTGCACGACATTGGAAAGGTGGGAATTCCGGATGGGGTTCTGCTAAAGCCCGGCAAATTGACACCAGAGGAATTTGAGATCATGAAAACCCATACCACCATCGGATATCAGACCCTGGCCAGCATTGAAAAGAAGGATACAGGAAGCGCATTCATCAAAGTCGGTAAGGAAATCACACTTTGCCATCATGAAAAATGGGATGGGAGCGGATACCCAAAGGGGTTTAAAAGGGAAGAAATTCCAATATCAGCGCGTATTATGGCTTTGGCCGATGTGTATGACGCGCTGCGCTCAAAACGTGTGTATAAAGAGAGTTTCTCCCACGAGAAAAGTTTGGGGATTATTACTCAGGGAAGAGGCAGTCATTTTGATCCTCTTTTAGTAGATCTTTTCCTTGAACATGATTCCTCTTTCCGCGAAATATTCGATGGGACTTTAACTGGCAAGGAATAA
- a CDS encoding MATE family efflux transporter produces MKKKQSTNQIIMTEGEIWKQLLAFSVPLLAGNLFQQLYNTVDSVVVGNFIGSDALAAVGSSNSLINLIIGMFMGIGTGAGVIISQYYGARDEMKLHWAVHTSMALSLMGGLILIVLGVLMSPFILSWMGTPEKVMPSSVAYLRIFFCGSLFNIVYNMGAGILRAVGDSKRPLYYLCVSSVINIVLDLVFVVVFGMGTAGVGYATVIAQAVSSVLVVWALVKTEDIYQLVPGKIRIDRRMMVRILKLGIPSGIQQSIISLSNVIVQANVNSFGSAAMAGFGAYSKIDGFAMLPLQSFCMAATTFTGQNIGAKKPKRVKQGVFQGIAISMAYTAFISVILYLNAEHILKIFSTDEDVIAYGYSTMLVLLPFYWTIAIHQILMGSIRGSGRTMVSMLIGVGNMCILRMIYINLLVPFFPSFGAVMWCYPITWITTMLMDCVYSIKAKWIPNGSNE; encoded by the coding sequence GTGAAAAAAAAGCAAAGTACAAACCAGATTATTATGACGGAAGGCGAAATCTGGAAACAGCTCCTTGCTTTTTCTGTGCCTCTTCTGGCCGGAAACTTATTTCAGCAGCTTTATAATACCGTGGACTCCGTGGTAGTTGGCAATTTTATCGGAAGCGATGCCCTGGCTGCCGTAGGTTCAAGCAACTCTCTGATCAATTTGATCATTGGCATGTTCATGGGAATCGGCACAGGTGCAGGCGTCATCATATCCCAGTATTATGGGGCAAGGGATGAGATGAAGCTTCACTGGGCGGTTCACACCAGCATGGCATTAAGTTTGATGGGAGGCCTGATCCTGATCGTATTAGGGGTGCTTATGTCACCTTTTATTTTAAGCTGGATGGGGACGCCGGAAAAGGTCATGCCCAGTTCAGTAGCGTATTTAAGAATATTTTTCTGCGGTTCTCTGTTTAATATTGTATACAATATGGGAGCAGGAATTTTAAGGGCAGTGGGAGATTCCAAAAGGCCTCTTTATTATCTTTGCGTGTCTTCTGTGATAAATATCGTCCTGGATCTGGTTTTTGTGGTGGTCTTTGGTATGGGTACAGCAGGAGTGGGGTATGCAACAGTTATAGCCCAGGCAGTCTCTTCAGTTCTGGTCGTATGGGCATTGGTTAAAACAGAAGATATCTACCAGCTTGTTCCGGGGAAAATAAGAATAGACAGGAGGATGATGGTGCGTATTTTAAAGCTTGGCATTCCAAGCGGAATCCAGCAGTCTATTATTTCCCTGTCCAATGTCATTGTTCAGGCAAATGTCAACAGCTTTGGCTCTGCCGCTATGGCGGGATTTGGCGCTTATAGCAAGATTGACGGATTTGCCATGCTCCCCCTTCAAAGTTTCTGTATGGCGGCTACCACCTTTACCGGACAGAATATCGGAGCAAAAAAACCAAAACGGGTAAAGCAGGGGGTGTTTCAGGGCATTGCCATAAGTATGGCATATACGGCATTCATTTCAGTAATTTTATATCTGAATGCAGAACATATCCTTAAAATCTTTTCAACGGATGAAGACGTTATTGCCTATGGATATTCCACCATGCTGGTACTGCTTCCTTTTTACTGGACCATAGCCATTCACCAGATTTTAATGGGCAGTATCCGGGGCAGCGGGCGGACAATGGTATCTATGCTGATCGGCGTGGGAAACATGTGTATACTGCGTATGATCTATATTAATCTGCTGGTGCCATTTTTCCCCAGTTTTGGAGCGGTGATGTGGTGTTATCCTATAACATGGATTACAACCATGCTGATGGACTGTGTTTACAGCATAAAGGCCAAGTGGATTCCAAATGGTAGCAATGAATAG